The following nucleotide sequence is from Calditrichota bacterium.
CCCCAAACCAGTCGCCGGATCGCCGTTCGTCATTAATGACACTGCTGATTTATTTGGCAAAGCCTGGCGTTTCTACCGCGACGGATTTACTGACTGGGCCGCTGATTCGCTGCGGAAACTCATCGCTGAAATGGGCTTTGAAATCAATCCCGGCGCTTACTACATCGTCGTGGCTAATTTTAACGACGAAGAATCTCCCATCGGCATGTTTCACGGCAATGCTCATTTCCACGACACACGGCTGTACGGTTTGACATCGGCGTCGCTGTATTACATTTTCATTTCCCGGGATGAAAATGCGCACTCCTATCTTTCCACCGTGCTCACGCGCAAATCTTCCTATTTTGAGCAGGTGCTGCCTTACTTCATCGGTCTGTTTCCCATTTTCTCGCAGACAGCCACCGGCGAAAATAGCACCTGGATGGACGTGCGCAAATTTGACATCCCTAAAAAATTTCAGAAATATTGCGACATTTCCGTTGTTGTGAAAAAGAATTTTTCGGACACCCATTTTCTGGCGCATGAAGTTTTTGACAATTCCGCTCCGGAACGTTGGGGTTTCGGTATCGCCACAGCGATCACAACCGTCAGCGACGTGGACATTGTGCTGGAAAACGGCGTCATCGTCATCCGTCCCAAAAACAGAGGCGATTTGGCGACTTTTGGCTTGATCAATTATCATTTCAAGCCGGTGGACACAAAAGCGCGGCGGCTGGCGACTTCATTTCATCTCGCCGGTGGTCTGCGCATTTCGGACACTATCGAACCGATTCTCGGTTTCGGCTTTGGTATTCCGCTCGATTTCATTGATCTGCATCTGTTCGCCGGCTACAGCGTGGAATTTGCCAACGAACTCAAATCGGGCTACAACATCGGTCAGGCCGTCAACCAAGGAGTTGATCCATTTAAACTCAAATTGCGCGGGAAACCGAGATTGGGAATTGAGATAAAATTTCCGTAATTTTTTCTGAAGATGTGGTCCACCTCTGAGGTGGGCTACATCTTATTAATGAGAAAATATCTGAAGCTGACTCTGACGATTTTTTACTTTGCCAATTATCATTCCAGCAAAATCATTTTCTTTGTAAAACTTATTGAATTTGTCTGCACTTGCACAAAATAGATTCCGCTTGCCAGTCCGGTTGCATTAAACAAAAATGAATATTCTCCCGACTTCTGCCCTTTCATCTCCAATATTTTGACGATTTTCCCCCTCATGTTGAAAATATTTAATCTGACGTCGCCCGATCTTGGAATCATTAGTTTGACAGTAGCAAAATCATTGAAAGGATTGGGATAAATTCGGAGCGCAAAATCAGTTATGATAGTCTTCTTTTTTTGCTCTAACACATTCGTTGAGGAGGGAATTTCATATTTCTGAAAAAATTCCCACATCAAATCCGTAGCATTAATTTTTTTTGACGGCGGATCGCCAAATATGAATCCTCTTTTGCCGCCGGGCCAGGAATGACCGCCGTCGTAAGTGACATAACACAAAATTCTTGTTTCATCTTTGCAATCCCGCCATTCTCGCAACAGATATTCCCCGACTTCATGATACAAGGTATCGCTCTGCACATTGCAATTATTCAAATTTGCCCACACTGATAAAACAGAATCAACTGGCGGATTGTAGTGTCGGGAGACGCCGCTGCCTACACCGCCATAATAAGGAATGTTCTCGTCTAAAAATGAGTGAAAATGAATGATGGGTACCGCGCGTTGAGGCGATATCGCTTCGCGCAAAACCATCGTACTGGCAACCGGAGCAATGGCAGCGATTTTATTGCTAATCTCGGCGGCTAGTCTGTAACACAACATACCGCCATTAGACATTCCTGTAGCATAAATTTTATTTGTGTTAATTCTGTATCTTCCAATCAGCGTGTCAATTAAAAGGGAAATAAATCCTACATCGTCGATATTGTGATCTCTTGCATATCCGCAGCAACCGCCTGCGTTCCAGGTGCGTTTGCCAATTAAATTTTTGACTCCTTCCGGATACACAACGATAAATTTAATCTTTGCGGTATCTGTCTTCTGGCTTAATCTTGATTGATTTTCCATATTGAAAGCATCGCCCAGGCCACCGTGAAGGGCTAAAATCAGCGAATAGGTCGAATCATTTTGATTATAATCTGGCGGTAAATGGGTTAGAAATGTGCGATAGTGATCATCGTAAAATAATGAATCATATTGCGCGATGCTCTGAATCGGCTGAATTGCACAAAATACAAGCAGAAATAGGGCAAATCTAATTGGAAATCGGCGGGCGTTTTCATTAAATTCCATTTCAAGTGTCCTTTTTTATTAGATGATAGGGAAAAGACGCTTTAACTGGAAAGCCGCACTTTGAGAGATAGTCACTGAGTCCATTGCGCCCCGGCGATGCGACGCTCATTTCCGTCGACAAGAAAAATTCGATGGTGATGGGCCAATTGAGAATGTCGGTCGCGAATGAGACGAGAAGCGGCATCATTGCCACTTTCTTCTTCCGGATATTGCTCGCCAAGATAACGCATATTTAC
It contains:
- a CDS encoding T9SS type A sorting domain-containing protein; the protein is MEFNENARRFPIRFALFLLVFCAIQPIQSIAQYDSLFYDDHYRTFLTHLPPDYNQNDSTYSLILALHGGLGDAFNMENQSRLSQKTDTAKIKFIVVYPEGVKNLIGKRTWNAGGCCGYARDHNIDDVGFISLLIDTLIGRYRINTNKIYATGMSNGGMLCYRLAAEISNKIAAIAPVASTMVLREAISPQRAVPIIHFHSFLDENIPYYGGVGSGVSRHYNPPVDSVLSVWANLNNCNVQSDTLYHEVGEYLLREWRDCKDETRILCYVTYDGGHSWPGGKRGFIFGDPPSKKINATDLMWEFFQKYEIPSSTNVLEQKKKTIITDFALRIYPNPFNDFATVKLMIPRSGDVRLNIFNMRGKIVKILEMKGQKSGEYSFLFNATGLASGIYFVQVQTNSISFTKKMILLE